The following are from one region of the Sandaracinus amylolyticus genome:
- a CDS encoding protein kinase domain-containing protein: protein MRSVLEDNPWGGIPGTRADRVGPVSADVPSPRAEAMESFAKVCPRCGMRFDAAASFCQKDGAALRLAEEDTDPLIGQVLLDQFRLEERIGVGGMGTVYRARQASLGRDVAIKILHPDLARNPDAVRRFQREARISTALDHPNVVRVFLFGQLPDGSLYLVMELLRGRTLAELVRVESPLPVHRALHIATQVCDGVGEAHGQGIVHRDVKPENVFLVTKGRDPDFVKVLDFGIARVLRGDDATAATQSGLVFGTARYISPEGAAGERTDARSDVYSLGVMTYQLLSGETPFDAGSPVTLLMKHIHDAPPHLKSKPGGKHVPDAVADVVMRALTKNPEGRYDDAMELAEVLRMAAQRAGLDVVRMRSGASSVSSLVGERRDPSGPMIRERAPIAVPSQSTLDGAPDPFGTTGGTKAMPIPGLRAGRPSSGARGTITTVAIAFFVGALAVGGGAWAVRALTAPDPIVLEAEELVRRADAALAAGRFDAQSSADAGEEHVRALTDRLLAVRPGDPDATRLRRAAADRLMAEAGQAERDERLEDALDRARRALALLGTDAAASEVIARLESVLAQPAREAALVVTPETPFAGDPVLLSAQLARGQRIDEEDRPRFVVRRGTQRLGASIDATPGRDTNTWIAPYTFATTGSYRVKFVAGDDDDEDRVELTAEVDVVRSPRAPTSRQSDPPPVTTQGAYTPLHAPQVIDAPAPPRTQQLAAAQPPQVIAPPTPPVASPPPIFPLAPSPPPPQQVEPPPPPPPPTPWTSGGQ from the coding sequence GTGCGTTCCGTGCTAGAGGACAACCCTTGGGGCGGGATCCCGGGGACCCGCGCCGATCGCGTCGGCCCCGTCAGCGCCGACGTACCGTCCCCCCGGGCCGAGGCGATGGAGTCGTTCGCGAAGGTCTGTCCGCGCTGCGGGATGCGCTTCGATGCCGCGGCCTCCTTCTGCCAGAAGGACGGCGCCGCGCTGAGGCTCGCCGAGGAGGACACGGACCCGCTCATCGGGCAGGTGCTGCTCGATCAGTTCCGCCTCGAGGAGCGCATCGGCGTCGGCGGGATGGGCACCGTCTATCGCGCCCGACAGGCGTCGCTGGGGCGCGACGTCGCGATCAAGATCCTGCATCCCGACCTCGCGCGGAACCCCGACGCGGTGCGGCGCTTCCAGCGCGAGGCGCGCATCTCGACCGCGCTCGATCACCCGAACGTGGTGCGGGTGTTCCTGTTCGGACAGCTGCCCGACGGCTCGCTCTACCTCGTGATGGAGCTGCTGCGCGGGCGCACGCTCGCGGAGCTCGTCCGCGTCGAGTCGCCGCTGCCGGTGCACCGCGCGCTGCACATCGCGACGCAGGTCTGCGACGGAGTCGGCGAGGCGCACGGGCAGGGCATCGTGCACCGCGACGTGAAGCCCGAGAACGTGTTCCTCGTGACGAAGGGACGCGATCCCGACTTCGTGAAGGTGCTCGACTTCGGCATCGCGCGGGTGCTGCGCGGCGACGACGCGACCGCGGCGACCCAGTCGGGGCTGGTGTTCGGGACGGCGCGCTACATCTCGCCCGAGGGCGCGGCGGGCGAGCGCACCGATGCGCGCAGCGACGTCTACTCGCTCGGGGTGATGACCTATCAGCTGCTCTCCGGGGAGACGCCGTTCGACGCGGGCTCGCCGGTGACGCTGCTGATGAAGCACATCCACGACGCGCCGCCGCATCTGAAGTCGAAGCCGGGCGGCAAGCACGTGCCCGACGCGGTCGCCGACGTGGTGATGCGCGCGCTCACGAAGAACCCCGAGGGTCGCTACGACGACGCGATGGAGCTCGCGGAGGTGCTGCGCATGGCGGCGCAGCGCGCGGGGCTCGACGTGGTGCGGATGCGCAGCGGCGCGTCGTCGGTCTCGTCGCTGGTGGGCGAGCGTCGCGATCCCAGCGGGCCGATGATCCGCGAGCGCGCGCCGATCGCGGTGCCTTCGCAGTCGACGCTCGACGGCGCGCCCGATCCCTTCGGCACGACCGGGGGCACCAAGGCGATGCCGATCCCCGGGCTGCGCGCCGGGCGTCCTTCGTCGGGCGCGCGCGGGACGATCACGACGGTCGCGATCGCGTTCTTCGTGGGTGCGCTCGCGGTGGGCGGCGGCGCGTGGGCGGTGCGCGCGCTGACCGCGCCCGATCCGATCGTGCTCGAGGCGGAGGAGCTCGTGCGGCGCGCCGATGCGGCGCTCGCGGCGGGTCGCTTCGACGCGCAGTCGAGCGCGGACGCGGGCGAGGAGCACGTGCGCGCGCTGACCGATCGACTGCTCGCGGTGAGGCCCGGGGATCCCGACGCGACGAGGCTCCGACGCGCGGCGGCCGATCGACTGATGGCCGAGGCCGGGCAGGCCGAGCGCGACGAGCGCCTCGAGGACGCGCTCGATCGCGCGCGCCGTGCGCTCGCGCTCCTCGGCACCGACGCCGCCGCGAGCGAGGTGATCGCGAGGCTCGAGTCGGTGCTCGCGCAGCCGGCGCGCGAGGCCGCGCTCGTGGTCACGCCGGAGACGCCGTTCGCCGGCGATCCGGTGCTGCTCTCGGCGCAGCTCGCGCGCGGGCAGCGCATCGACGAAGAAGACCGGCCGCGCTTCGTGGTGCGCCGCGGGACGCAGCGCCTCGGCGCGAGCATCGACGCGACGCCGGGGCGCGACACGAACACGTGGATCGCGCCCTACACGTTCGCGACGACCGGGAGCTATCGCGTGAAGTTCGTCGCGGGCGACGACGACGACGAGGATCGCGTCGAGCTGACCGCGGAGGTCGACGTGGTGCGCTCGCCGCGCGCCCCGACGAGCCGCCAGTCCGATCCCCCGCCGGTCACGACGCAGGGCGCGTACACGCCGCTGCACGCGCCGCAGGTGATCGACGCGCCGGCGCCGCCGCGCACCCAGCAGCTCGCCGCGGCGCAGCCGCCGCAGGTGATCGCGCCGCCGACCCCGCCGGTCGCGAGCCCGCCGCCGATCTTCCCGCTCGCGCCGAGCCCGCCGCCCCCGCAGCAGGTCGAGCCTCCGCCGCCGCCTCCGCCGCCCACGCCCTGGACCAGCGGCGGACAGTAG
- a CDS encoding PEGA domain-containing protein: MRHASGPRFLSFFLFAAALVTSFPAAAQGDASVIVLGLTSIEGDDEYARNLTGAIRNQASRVPGWQVSDREVTLAQMSLAHGCGDVPDVDCLRQIAATLNAQRLLYGTVRRQAGDFHLTLSLFDAETGQIDRTVEQTLSSRRTDIDDLREPARTVVTQLSGPVTGALRIASNAPGATVSVDGEVVGTTDTEGGFAMPAIAVGEHAIEVSASGRDPWTGTVTVSRDTEMTLDAELAESTGGGEHQGGGDGPSINWAGIALIAAGALAFGGTIYSWARLEAINSDAQYRAYTDSFRMTYDPMRGGNPPPTYLTNCTAAARGDTLGGRADAGAASTVADLCSEGDTLEVLQYVFLGVAVAAVGTGAIFLATGIGESGGSSEQEPSVTLMPSFSPEGGRITARVRF; encoded by the coding sequence ATGCGGCATGCGTCCGGGCCTCGCTTCCTCTCGTTCTTCCTCTTCGCCGCCGCGCTCGTCACATCGTTCCCAGCCGCGGCGCAGGGCGATGCCTCGGTGATCGTCCTCGGGCTCACGTCGATCGAGGGCGACGACGAGTACGCGCGCAACCTGACCGGCGCGATCCGCAACCAGGCGTCGCGGGTGCCCGGCTGGCAGGTGAGCGATCGCGAGGTGACGCTGGCCCAGATGTCGCTCGCCCACGGATGCGGCGACGTGCCCGACGTCGACTGCCTGCGCCAGATCGCCGCGACGCTCAACGCGCAGCGCCTCCTCTACGGCACGGTCCGCCGCCAGGCGGGCGACTTCCACCTCACGCTCTCGCTCTTCGACGCCGAGACCGGTCAGATCGACCGCACCGTCGAGCAGACGCTCTCGAGCCGCCGCACCGACATCGACGATCTGCGCGAGCCCGCGCGCACCGTGGTGACGCAGCTCTCGGGCCCGGTCACCGGCGCGCTGCGCATCGCGTCGAACGCGCCGGGCGCGACGGTCAGCGTCGACGGCGAGGTGGTCGGCACCACCGACACCGAGGGCGGCTTCGCGATGCCGGCGATCGCGGTCGGCGAGCACGCGATCGAGGTCTCGGCGAGCGGGCGCGACCCGTGGACCGGCACGGTGACGGTGTCGCGCGACACCGAGATGACGCTCGACGCCGAGCTCGCGGAGAGCACGGGCGGCGGCGAGCACCAGGGCGGCGGCGACGGGCCCTCGATCAACTGGGCCGGCATCGCGCTGATCGCGGCGGGCGCGCTCGCGTTCGGCGGGACGATCTACTCGTGGGCCCGGCTCGAGGCGATCAACTCGGACGCGCAGTACCGCGCGTACACCGACTCGTTCCGCATGACCTACGACCCGATGCGCGGCGGCAACCCGCCCCCGACGTACCTCACGAACTGCACCGCCGCGGCGCGCGGCGACACGCTGGGCGGCCGCGCCGACGCGGGCGCGGCGAGCACGGTCGCGGACCTCTGCAGCGAGGGCGACACGCTCGAGGTGCTCCAGTACGTGTTCCTCGGCGTCGCGGTCGCGGCGGTCGGCACCGGCGCGATCTTCCTCGCGACCGGCATCGGCGAGAGCGGTGGCTCGTCGGAGCAGGAGCCGAGCGTGACCCTGATGCCGAGCTTCTCGCCCGAGGGCGGGCGCATCACGGCGCGCGTGCGATTCTAG
- a CDS encoding tyrosine/phenylalanine carboxypeptidase domain-containing protein, translating into MRALHEVAAIDEVLAGIAPIDALLLRISREARVLPALTPANAASERARLVEQVGKGEAPMPRWELARRRIEPVLWRAIDEARALARDRLPSALRAMYFARLDELEVDLAMIECVGDPVRVRPLAARRFGTGMREVVLEDAQPVRVSTVARGLLERIAPSEEAREIEAETLAQMLRDAARAAGLDLEVRIDARLVAGAATGDRAVFIAARRFGRTEARRLVAHEILGHAVAAANATKQPLRIFEVGTAGSFADQEGLAICLEEQAGALDPHRMRVLAARVIATDRLHSGASFGETARFLFKQHGFSPESAVLITERAHRGGGVARDAGYLYGYLRVRVALKNGDACLDRLRVGRIGIDDLPAFDDACREGLAHAPTFTPTLADVMPAAIDEAAE; encoded by the coding sequence GTGCGCGCGCTCCACGAAGTCGCCGCGATCGACGAGGTCCTGGCGGGGATCGCGCCGATCGATGCGCTGCTGCTGCGCATCTCGCGCGAGGCGCGCGTGCTGCCCGCGCTGACGCCCGCGAACGCCGCGTCGGAGAGGGCGCGCCTGGTCGAACAGGTGGGCAAGGGCGAAGCGCCGATGCCGCGCTGGGAGCTCGCGCGTCGTCGCATCGAGCCGGTGCTCTGGCGCGCGATCGACGAGGCGCGTGCGCTCGCGCGGGATCGTCTGCCGTCGGCGCTGCGCGCCATGTACTTCGCGCGGCTCGACGAGCTCGAGGTCGATCTCGCGATGATCGAGTGCGTCGGTGATCCGGTGCGCGTGCGCCCGCTCGCGGCGCGTCGCTTCGGCACCGGCATGCGCGAGGTGGTGCTCGAGGACGCGCAGCCGGTGCGGGTGAGCACGGTCGCGCGCGGTCTGCTCGAGCGCATCGCGCCGAGCGAGGAGGCGCGCGAGATCGAGGCCGAGACGCTCGCGCAGATGCTGCGTGACGCGGCGCGCGCGGCGGGGCTCGATCTCGAGGTGCGCATCGACGCGCGATTGGTCGCGGGCGCGGCGACCGGGGATCGCGCGGTGTTCATCGCGGCGCGTCGCTTCGGGCGCACCGAGGCGCGCCGGCTCGTCGCGCACGAGATCCTCGGGCACGCGGTCGCGGCGGCGAACGCGACGAAGCAGCCGCTCCGCATCTTCGAGGTCGGCACCGCGGGCTCGTTCGCGGATCAGGAAGGCCTCGCGATCTGCCTCGAGGAGCAGGCGGGCGCGCTCGATCCGCACCGCATGCGCGTTCTCGCGGCCCGCGTGATCGCGACCGATCGCCTGCACTCGGGCGCGTCGTTCGGCGAGACCGCGCGCTTCTTGTTCAAGCAGCACGGCTTCTCGCCGGAGAGCGCGGTGTTGATCACCGAGCGTGCGCACCGCGGCGGCGGAGTCGCGCGCGACGCGGGCTATCTCTACGGCTACCTGCGGGTGCGCGTCGCGCTGAAGAACGGCGACGCGTGCCTCGATCGACTGCGCGTGGGGCGCATCGGGATCGACGATCTGCCGGCGTTCGACGACGCGTGCCGCGAGGGCCTCGCGCACGCACCGACGTTCACGCCGACGCTCGCCGACGTGATGCCCGCGGCGATCGACGAAGCCGCGGAGTGA
- a CDS encoding FG-GAP repeat protein codes for MSLSGEIALVGAPGNQGAAYVFLRSGDVWVEQARLTSSHGEHAGFFGASVSVSGDVAVVGAWGERVTGAVYVFRRRGGSWVEEDLALPDGVSRRELGYSVSVSGGTILVGSLYYDGVDVFARAGAEWRWQEPIALRADRTGGERGKSLAVEGNTVVVGAPGDDGVGPLGDAGEGAVYFGRLDRLPDANGVACTTSSDCVSGHCVDGVCCESACGGECEGCASAQTGVADGTCAALAASVAPTVVCRAVAGVCDVAETCSASSTECPGDGFIAGIACGAAGCVAGVETPASVCSGASAACPPASSRACAPYVCGASACLDACTGDASCAAGFYCDAGVCVAHRAEGETCDEARQCASGHCVDGACCERGCVRCASDAECGAGRACEDGECVDVAPHDAGVDGGMVDAGPDAGDDEADAGASGATAGGCGCAVPGRDRPTPVGAVVALAFLLAVGARRRRATIVSRP; via the coding sequence GTGTCGCTCTCGGGGGAGATCGCGCTCGTCGGCGCGCCGGGGAACCAAGGCGCCGCGTACGTGTTCCTGAGGTCCGGCGACGTGTGGGTGGAGCAGGCGCGGCTGACTTCGAGCCACGGCGAGCATGCGGGATTTTTCGGGGCGAGCGTGTCGGTCTCGGGCGACGTCGCGGTGGTCGGCGCGTGGGGCGAGCGCGTCACGGGCGCGGTGTACGTGTTCCGCCGTCGCGGCGGTTCGTGGGTCGAGGAGGATCTCGCTCTGCCGGACGGCGTGTCCAGGCGGGAGCTCGGATACTCGGTGTCGGTCTCCGGTGGAACGATCCTCGTCGGGTCCCTGTACTACGACGGCGTGGACGTGTTCGCGCGTGCTGGGGCGGAGTGGCGGTGGCAGGAGCCCATCGCGCTGCGCGCCGACAGGACCGGCGGCGAGCGCGGCAAGAGCCTGGCGGTCGAGGGCAACACGGTCGTGGTCGGCGCGCCCGGCGATGACGGCGTCGGGCCGCTCGGCGACGCTGGCGAGGGCGCGGTGTACTTCGGGCGGCTCGATCGGCTGCCCGATGCGAACGGCGTCGCGTGCACGACGAGCAGCGACTGCGTGAGCGGGCACTGCGTCGACGGGGTGTGCTGCGAGAGCGCGTGCGGGGGCGAGTGCGAGGGGTGCGCGAGCGCGCAGACCGGGGTCGCCGATGGGACGTGCGCGGCGCTCGCGGCGAGCGTGGCGCCGACCGTCGTGTGTCGTGCGGTGGCGGGGGTGTGCGACGTCGCGGAGACGTGCTCGGCGTCGAGCACCGAGTGCCCGGGCGATGGGTTCATCGCCGGGATCGCGTGCGGCGCCGCGGGCTGCGTCGCCGGGGTGGAGACGCCGGCGTCGGTGTGCAGCGGCGCGAGCGCGGCGTGCCCTCCGGCGAGCTCGCGCGCCTGCGCGCCGTACGTATGCGGCGCGTCGGCGTGCCTCGATGCGTGCACCGGGGACGCGAGCTGCGCGGCGGGGTTCTACTGCGATGCCGGCGTGTGCGTCGCGCATCGCGCCGAGGGCGAGACGTGCGACGAGGCGCGGCAGTGCGCGAGCGGGCACTGCGTCGACGGGGCGTGCTGCGAGCGCGGGTGCGTGCGCTGCGCGAGCGACGCCGAGTGCGGCGCGGGTCGCGCCTGCGAGGACGGCGAGTGCGTGGATGTCGCGCCGCACGACGCGGGCGTCGACGGCGGGATGGTGGATGCCGGCCCGGACGCCGGCGACGACGAGGCCGACGCCGGCGCGTCGGGCGCGACCGCCGGCGGCTGCGGCTGTGCCGTCCCGGGCCGCGACCGTCCGACGCCGGTCGGCGCGGTCGTGGCGCTCGCCTTCCTGCTCGCGGTCGGGGCGCGTCGTCGCAGGGCCACGATCGTGAGCAGGCCGTGA
- a CDS encoding RsmD family RNA methyltransferase, whose translation MRIVGGSLSGRRFSGPPGELTRPTSERVREAIASAIASRGGFEGTRVLDLYAGTGAMAFEALSRGAVRAVLVERDAKVARAITKSAGELGLSERCEVITADLRQAQALMRIERAAAGEAFDRVFVDPPYADIDAVPPLLDALRARGLVAGGALLAVEHATRHAPSALEGYDVLSHPRYGDSAVLLLAPSEGLE comes from the coding sequence GTGAGAATCGTAGGTGGGTCGCTCTCGGGTCGTCGCTTCTCGGGCCCGCCCGGAGAGCTGACGCGACCGACGTCGGAGCGGGTGCGCGAGGCGATCGCGTCGGCGATCGCGTCGCGCGGTGGGTTCGAGGGCACGCGCGTGCTCGATCTCTATGCGGGCACCGGCGCGATGGCGTTCGAGGCGCTCTCGCGCGGGGCGGTGCGCGCGGTGCTGGTCGAGCGGGACGCCAAGGTCGCGCGCGCGATCACGAAGAGCGCGGGCGAGCTCGGCTTGAGCGAGCGCTGCGAGGTGATCACCGCGGATCTGCGTCAGGCGCAGGCGCTGATGCGCATCGAGCGCGCGGCCGCGGGCGAGGCGTTCGATCGCGTGTTCGTCGACCCGCCCTATGCCGACATCGACGCGGTGCCTCCGCTGCTCGACGCGCTGCGCGCGCGAGGGCTGGTGGCGGGGGGTGCTTTACTGGCCGTGGAGCACGCGACCAGGCATGCTCCCTCCGCGCTCGAGGGCTACGACGTGCTCTCGCATCCGCGCTACGGCGACAGCGCCGTGCTCTTGTTGGCTCCGTCCGAGGGACTCGAATGA
- a CDS encoding FG-GAP repeat protein, which translates to MRATTRVRSLAGRLGVLPRARRALRAPEEARGPAAVAALRAREPLQIAEQTEAGRVRVVDQREDLAGPVIAARRRGAGAALERVTPRADAGLDGAPQTLERCLGLALERCRPALDLAQRRLQAELAQVARRLLEVAAAPRGLEVAIEVLQLGVDVVDRLLEVLVRYVHPRLGLDLGLPRRLLAVAHLACPREQWVELRRERRGLGPREQAGAGEDQLVADALERVVALDGADAGHGCLPSVEVGRYHAAGGSLDARRKLRERSRRHRRSVGSSASGRAGTAAASEAARAVAPASPRRRKLRGRSRRDRRVVGSCASGRAGTAAASEVPTRRGFGHPGAMSLRLVLGSMVLVCACSMPRETPDDASTDAPPSLRAALVRARQAEGAEDPRFFAVPEGDGLALRSGVVAARIEGRGVALRGGEVDARLETRAVRCDAERVAATDGIARIGGRPNRVELERAPGVVEWYESGPLGIEQGFDVDAEGCDELAIELAVLGARAEADGEGARLVGEGGALRYAELFALDARGRALPARMDVTEGAIELVVDAQGAAWPVVVDPLLYVEEQIFGPEGTPGDVAPDVGSSVAMDGDTVVLGAPLDFVGGINDGGSAYVFVRSGGGWALQAKLIPSDGVFGGFGSSVAISGDTIVVGRGTPFGVAYVFVRSGGMWTEQAKLMSDYSGIDHFGSAVAISGDTIAVGAPYDAYELGTRVHVFRRTGTTWAREAILAAGSLERLGWSLSLSGDTLVVAFRSRSDGVAEVYVRSGTTWARVSVLPGASSALRGGPVAWSGDTMVVADSGADALRGAVHVFVRSGETWVRQARLIASEPRPQEQFGTELALSGDELVVTSSALGTQQRLYVFRRSGETWTERQRLDLVRERTSAVALSGDTLLVGPEVFVRAGDTWTLETTLPAEPRTSHSLGMSVAVSGDVAIAGAASDQGRDDAGGAAYLFARSGGVWARQAKLTAPAGEYGFGRSVAVSGETALVGASGEAYVFVRSGDAWVEQATLSVSDPFESFGGSVALSGDVALVGAPYAASPYGGAAHVFVRARRAWPRAMPHPAASAPACRSRGRSRSSARRGTKAPRTCS; encoded by the coding sequence ATGAGAGCGACGACGAGGGTACGCTCACTCGCCGGCCGGCTCGGCGTTCTTCCGCGGGCGCGGCGTGCGCTCCGCGCGCCGGAAGAAGCGCGCGGCCCAGCTGCCGTCGCGGCGCTGCGCGCTCGCGAGCCGCTGCAGATCGCCGAGCAGACCGAGGCGGGCCGCGTTCGCGTCGTCGATCAGCGAGAGGATCTCGCGGGCCCGGTGATCGCCGCGCGCCGCCGCGGCGCGGGTGCGGCCCTGGAGCGCGTCACGCCCCGCGCCGACGCGGGTCTCGACGGTGCGCCCCAGACCCTGGAGCGATGCCTCGGGCTCGCTCTGGAGCGATGCCGGCCAGCCCTCGATCTCGCGCAGCGTCGACTCCAGGCCGAGCTTGCGCAGGTCGCTCGGCGGCTTCTTGAAGTAGCGGCGGCGCCGCGGGGACTCGAGGTCGCGATCGAGGTGCTTCAGCTCGGCGTCGACGTCGTCGATCGACTCCTCGAGGTCCTCGTCCGCTACGTCCACCCGCGCCTGGGCCTCGATCTCGGCCTGCCACGCCGACTCCTGGCCGTCGCGCACCTCGCGTGCCCGCGCGAGCAGTGGGTCGAGCTGCGCCGCGAGCGCCGCGGTCTCGGGCCGCGCGAGCAGGCGGGCGCGGGTGAAGATCAGCTCGTCGCGGACGCTCTCGAGCGAGTCGTCGCCTTGGATGGTGCGGATGCCGGACATGGATGCCTCCCCTCGGTGGAGGTGGGACGGTATCACGCGGCCGGCGGGTCGCTCGACGCGCGTCGGAAGCTCCGCGAGCGGTCGCGCCGGCACCGCCGCAGCGTCGGAAGCTCCGCGAGCGGTCGCGCCGGCACCGCCGCGGCGTCGGAAGCTGCGCGAGCGGTCGCGCCGGCATCGCCGCGGCGTCGGAAGCTCCGCGGGCGGTCGCGCCGGGACCGCCGCGTCGTCGGAAGCTGCGCGAGCGGTCGCGCCGGCACCGCCGCGGCGTCGGAAGTTCCCACCCGGCGAGGGTTTGGGCATCCTGGCGCGATGTCGCTTCGTCTGGTCCTCGGCTCGATGGTGCTCGTCTGTGCGTGCTCGATGCCGCGCGAGACACCCGACGACGCCAGCACCGACGCGCCCCCATCGCTGCGCGCGGCCTTGGTGCGAGCGAGGCAAGCCGAGGGCGCGGAAGATCCGCGCTTCTTCGCGGTGCCCGAGGGCGATGGGTTGGCGCTGCGCAGCGGAGTCGTCGCGGCGCGGATCGAGGGGCGCGGGGTCGCGCTGCGGGGCGGGGAGGTCGACGCGCGGCTCGAGACGCGCGCGGTGCGCTGCGACGCGGAGCGGGTCGCGGCGACGGATGGGATCGCGCGGATCGGTGGGCGGCCGAACCGGGTCGAGCTCGAGCGCGCGCCGGGCGTGGTGGAGTGGTACGAGAGCGGGCCGCTGGGCATCGAGCAGGGCTTCGACGTGGATGCCGAGGGCTGCGACGAGCTGGCGATCGAGCTCGCGGTGCTGGGCGCGCGGGCGGAAGCGGACGGGGAGGGCGCGCGGCTGGTCGGCGAGGGCGGCGCGCTGCGATACGCGGAGCTGTTCGCGCTCGACGCCCGGGGCCGCGCGCTGCCGGCGCGGATGGACGTGACCGAGGGCGCGATCGAGCTGGTGGTCGACGCCCAGGGCGCGGCGTGGCCGGTCGTGGTGGATCCGCTGCTGTACGTCGAGGAGCAGATCTTCGGGCCGGAGGGGACCCCGGGTGATGTCGCGCCGGACGTGGGGAGCAGCGTGGCGATGGACGGCGACACCGTGGTCCTCGGAGCGCCGCTCGACTTCGTCGGGGGGATCAACGACGGGGGCTCGGCCTACGTGTTCGTGCGCTCGGGCGGGGGCTGGGCTCTGCAGGCGAAGCTGATCCCGAGCGACGGCGTGTTCGGCGGGTTCGGCAGCAGCGTCGCGATCTCGGGCGACACGATCGTCGTCGGCCGCGGCACCCCGTTCGGCGTGGCCTACGTGTTCGTTCGCTCGGGCGGCATGTGGACCGAGCAGGCGAAGCTGATGAGCGACTACTCCGGCATCGACCACTTCGGTAGCGCGGTCGCGATCTCGGGCGACACCATCGCTGTCGGCGCGCCGTACGACGCTTACGAGCTCGGCACCCGCGTGCACGTGTTCCGACGTACCGGGACGACGTGGGCGCGCGAGGCGATCCTCGCGGCCGGGTCGCTAGAGCGACTGGGATGGAGCCTGTCGCTCTCGGGCGACACGCTGGTCGTGGCCTTTCGCTCGCGGAGCGACGGAGTCGCGGAGGTGTACGTGCGCTCGGGGACGACGTGGGCGCGAGTCTCCGTCCTGCCGGGCGCCTCGTCGGCCCTACGGGGTGGGCCGGTCGCGTGGTCGGGGGACACCATGGTCGTCGCCGATTCCGGCGCGGACGCGTTGCGGGGCGCGGTGCACGTGTTCGTTCGCTCCGGCGAGACGTGGGTGCGGCAAGCGCGGCTGATCGCGAGCGAGCCGCGGCCCCAAGAGCAGTTCGGCACGGAGCTCGCGCTGTCGGGCGACGAGCTGGTCGTCACGAGCTCGGCCTTGGGGACGCAACAAAGGCTGTACGTGTTCCGGCGATCCGGCGAGACGTGGACCGAGCGGCAGCGGCTGGATCTGGTACGCGAGCGCACGTCGGCGGTCGCTCTTTCGGGCGACACCCTGCTGGTCGGGCCGGAGGTGTTCGTTCGTGCCGGCGACACCTGGACGCTCGAGACCACGCTCCCCGCAGAGCCCCGCACGTCGCACTCGCTCGGAATGAGCGTAGCGGTCTCGGGTGACGTCGCGATCGCCGGCGCCGCGAGCGATCAGGGGCGCGACGACGCGGGGGGCGCGGCGTACCTGTTCGCGCGGAGCGGAGGCGTGTGGGCGCGCCAGGCGAAGCTGACGGCGCCCGCGGGCGAGTACGGGTTCGGACGCAGCGTGGCGGTCTCGGGCGAGACGGCGCTCGTAGGCGCGTCCGGCGAGGCGTACGTGTTCGTCCGCTCGGGCGACGCTTGGGTCGAGCAGGCCACGCTATCGGTGAGCGACCCATTCGAGTCCTTCGGCGGCAGCGTGGCGCTCTCGGGCGATGTCGCCCTCGTCGGCGCGCCCTATGCGGCGAGCCCGTACGGCGGTGCCGCGCACGTGTTCGTGCGAGCCAGGCGCGCCTGGCCGCGAGCGATGCCGCATCCGGCCGCTTCGGCGCCAGCGTGTCGCTCTCGGGGGAGATCGCGCTCGTCGGCGCGCCGGGGAACCAAGGCGCCGCGTACGTGTTCCTGA
- the coaD gene encoding pantetheine-phosphate adenylyltransferase: MSVAIYPGSFDPMTNGHVSIIKSGLVVFDKLIVAVLRNPRKEALFTVEERVEMIREELGGAGKNVEVDSFDGLLVEYCKKKNVRVVLRGLRAVADFEYELQMANMNRHLNTQVETVFLMANDAYFYVSSNIVKEAWRLGGDVNRLVPKSVAQRLNEKMAASKG; this comes from the coding sequence ATGAGCGTCGCGATCTACCCCGGGTCGTTCGACCCGATGACCAACGGGCACGTCTCCATCATCAAGAGCGGGCTCGTCGTATTCGACAAGCTGATCGTCGCCGTGCTGCGCAACCCGCGGAAGGAAGCGCTCTTCACGGTGGAGGAGCGCGTCGAGATGATCCGCGAGGAGCTCGGCGGCGCGGGCAAGAACGTCGAGGTCGACTCGTTCGACGGGCTGCTCGTCGAGTACTGCAAGAAGAAGAACGTGCGCGTGGTGCTGCGCGGTCTGCGCGCGGTCGCGGACTTCGAGTACGAGCTGCAGATGGCGAACATGAATCGCCACCTGAACACGCAGGTCGAGACCGTCTTCTTGATGGCGAACGACGCGTACTTCTACGTGAGCTCGAACATCGTGAAGGAAGCCTGGCGCCTCGGCGGCGACGTGAATCGCCTGGTGCCGAAGTCGGTCGCGCAGCGACTGAACGAGAAGATGGCGGCGTCGAAGGGCTGA